One window of the Trifolium pratense cultivar HEN17-A07 linkage group LG2, ARS_RC_1.1, whole genome shotgun sequence genome contains the following:
- the LOC123904099 gene encoding uncharacterized protein LOC123904099: MAGKRELVLGIYTPGIVEVPPDKPVAYEIDTSAHFYTDMATPDRDELIRWAWAIALKLKFAIVIGKSDNGSDMRKQYFKLDCERGGRYVSTNKKLKSDQTGTRKCGCPFRLRGYYHADKTWNLTVVNGKHNHELDNAVEGHLIVGRLKPEERQCMEEMSRNLVLPKNIMSTLKERDPNNKTTVKQLYNLSHRLKLKMRASMTEM; encoded by the coding sequence ATGGCGGGCAAACGAGAGCTTGTGCTAGGTATCTATACCCCGGGAATTGTTGAGGTTCCGCCTGATAAACCTGTTGCATATGAGATTGATACATCGGCTCATTTTTACACTGATATGGCAACCCCTGACCGAGATGAGTTGATTAGATGGGCATGGGCCATTGCCTTAAAGTTAAAGTTTGCAATTGTAATTGGCAAATCCGACAACGGCAGCGATATGAGGAAGCAATATTTCAAGTTGGATTGCGAGCGGGGAGGCCGGTACGTGTCAACAAATAAGAAGCTAAAATCTGATCAAACCGGCACGAGGAAATGCGGCTGTCCATTTCGACTTCGTGGTTATTATCATGCCGATAAAACATGGAATTTGACCGTTGTAAACGGCAAACATAACCACGAGTTGGACAATGCAGTTGAAGGCCATCTCATTGTCGGTCGTCTCAAACCGGAAGAAAGGCAATGTATGGAGGAAATGTCAAGGAATTTGGTTCTGCCTAAGAATATAATGTCAACATTGAAAGAGAGGGATCCAAACAACAAGACAACGGTAAAGCAACTCTACAATTTAAGTCATcgattaaaacttaaaatgagGGCATCAATGACTGAAATGTAA
- the LOC123904100 gene encoding uncharacterized protein LOC123904100, with amino-acid sequence MHPFIEDIIDVDGDGYCGYRVVALHQKGTQQDFELIRLNMERELRLHKESYVELFDTDERYKYVTDALFPPPRRSKHAFAPKDKWFIFPDMGYVVATHFQRVIVQLSNMERCGASRTCFPLRGKPPSDTSDLDSKIICIGALADHFVLVRLKEGCPIPPTAHQWKNYCSVEAATWKPMFLDRMQKFGELLTIERAGDDLATIRKGSKDDPLEL; translated from the coding sequence ATGCACCCATTTATCGAAGATATTATTGATGTTGATGGTGACGGTTATTGTGGATACCGTGTGGTAGCTTTGCACCAAAAAGGAACTCAACAAGATTTTGAGTTGATCAGACTAAACATGGAGAGGGAGCTGAGATTGCATAAGGAATCATATGTGGAGTTATTCGATACTGATGAGCGTTACAAGTATGTCACAGATGCACTTTTCCCACCTCCGAGAAGGAGTAAACATGCTTTTGCACCAAAGGACAAATGGTTTATTTTTCCGGATATGGGTTACGTTGTGGCTACTCATTTTCAAAGGGTCATTGTTCAACTGTCAAATATGGAAAGGTGTGGAGCATCTAGAACTTGTTTCCCATTGCGTGGCAAACCTCCATCAGACACGTCAGACTTGGATTCCAAGATTATTTGCATCGGCGCGCTCGCTGACCACTTTGTGTTAGTGCGGTTGAAAGAAGGATGTCCGATACCTCCAACGGCTCATCAGTGGAAAAACTATTGTTCTGTAGAAGCTGCTACATGGAAGCCCATGTTTTTGGATAGAATGCAAAAGTTTGGTGAGCTGTTGACCATTGAAAGAGCAGGCGACGACTTAGCCACGATTAGAAAGGGTAGCAAAGACGATCCGCTCGAATTGTAG
- the LOC123904101 gene encoding uncharacterized protein LOC123904101 codes for MDVSLTQRMRSTLAAVYYNNGKPILFRINDDETFDGLKQQLNELNRTTNNRNDNRTVSSLKYRKPSIGSDGCITFTDMMLENNDDIQTIFSIFEQYSNRGPIELDATLIRSVEAILASLVRPEDPNHVSI; via the coding sequence atggatgtcTCACTCACACAACGCATGAGATCTACCCTTGCAGCAGTTTACTACAACAACGGAAAACCAATTTTGTTTCGCATTAACGATGATGAAACGTTCGatggtctgaaacaacaactgaACGAACTGAATCGTACCACCAACAACCGAAACGACAACAGAACAGTTTCAAGTCTCAAGTACCGTAAGCCGTCGATCGGTTCCGACGGATGCATTACCTTCACCGATATGATGCTTGAAAACAACGATGATATTCAAactattttctcaattttcGAGCAGTATAGCAACAGGGGGCCTATCGAATTAGATGCAACACTAATAAGATCTGTCGAAGCCATCCTTGCTAGCCTTGTTCGTCCGGAAGATCCAAATCATGTTTCCATTTGA
- the LOC123904102 gene encoding protein MAIN-LIKE 1-like, translating into MAFVERWHPETSTFHLPLGELGITLDDVQCLLHLPIQGKFLNHTKMSMGEGADMVSSYLGVEREEIDIAFSETNGVHLKHGTLQTIYTTNQILVERAIAENKPVHVVRLYRERSVRAFMLHLVCCTIFSNKSSYYADVVYLQYFQDLSCVHEWNSGVAALVHLQHYLDHGSAVITTQMAGYMSFLQGWIIAHFPRLSVSVDAPNYAANMPLNSKVVPGQGHKDAAGYRSSLDNIQTYDCVFSTYDAHQQVRPLINACWFSGWLMCSKLKAKHLPERVLRQFQHVQGIPRNPSMSATPGMNLCEIDRVFTEALELRMIDEEIRGRPVISPWDTEPGYMSWFYRVSHPVMRPVQAPESPPRPPNLEVLIEAAEARNDPNLMQVCRSVKVEVERAVRDGEAVEGTPIHGTLQRILNLLNPILAYRRIKRRRGTRYNTRG; encoded by the exons ATGGCATTTGTTGAAAGATGGCATCCGGAAACAAGTACTTTCCACCTTCCGTTAGGTGAGCTCGGCATCACATTGGACGATGTCCAATGTCTGTTACATCTTCCAATCCAAGGAAAGTTTTTGAACCATACGAAGATGTCAATGGGAGAAGGGGCTGACATGGTTAGTTCATATCTAGGAGTTGAACGAGAGGAGATTGATATAGCATTCTCCGAAACCAACGGGGTACATTTGAAGCATGGTACCCTGCAAACTATTTATACAACAAACCAGATCCTTGTCGAAAGAGCGATTGCTGAAAATAAGCCGGTGCATGTTGTTAGGCTCTACAGGGAGAGGAGCGTAAGGGCTTTTATGCTACATTTGGTCTGTTGTACCATATTCAGCAACAAGAGCAGTTACTACGCGGATGTTGTTTATTTGCAGTACTTTCAAGATTTATCATGCGTTCATGAATGGAATTCGGGTGTTGCTGCTCTTGTTCATTTGCAGCATTATTTGGATCACGGGTCTGCGGTTATCACGACTCAGATGGCTGGCTACATGTCATTTCTTCAG GGATGGATAATTGCGCACTTTCCGAGACTTAGTGTGTCGGTGGATGCTCCTAATTATGCAGCGAACATGCCACTAAATTCAAAGGTTGTTCCTGGGCAAGGACATAAGGATGCAGCTGGATATAGAAGCAGTTTGGACAATATTCAAACTTACGATTGCGTGTTCAGCACGTATGATGCCCACCAACAAGTGCGACCTTTGATAAATGCATGTTGGTTTTCTGGATGGTTAATGTGTAGTAAATTGAAAGCCAAGCATTTGCCGGAACGTGTGCTAAGACAATTTCAACATGTGCAAGGCATTCCAAGAAACCCGAGTATGTCTGCAACGCCGGGAATGAACTTGTGTGAGATAGATCGTGTGTTTACGGAAGCGTTGGAATTGAGGATGATTGATGAAGAGATAAGGGGTCGGCCTGTTATTAGCCCGTGGGACACTGAACCTGGATATATGTCATGGTtttatagagtgtcacatccAGTTATGCGACCCGTACAAGCTCCTGAATCACCACCAAGGCCACCTAATTTAGAGGTGTTAATAGAGGCGGCGGAAGCAAGAAATGACCCTAATCTAATGCAAGTTTGCCGGAGTGTCAAGGTTGAGGTCGAAAGGGCAGTTCGCGATGGTGAGGCGGTTGAAGGAACTCCTATTCATGGTACTTTGCAGCGGATTCTGAATTTACTTAATCCGATACTTGCTTATAGGCGAATTAAGCGGAGGAGGGGGACACGCTACAACACTCGGGGGTAG